A window of Gouania willdenowi unplaced genomic scaffold, fGouWil2.1 scaffold_117_arrow_ctg1, whole genome shotgun sequence genomic DNA:
CTTTTGAGGTCATTATGATGGATTTCATAACACTGCACACTATTCAGAGGTATACGTATTGTTTGGTTCTGGTGGACTCATTCTCAAAATGGGTCACCATAGTGCCCGCTAAAACAAATGATGCAATGACAGTGGCAAAGGCCCTTTTGACACGAATAATACCTCAACATGGCATCCCACGACAGATTTGGAGCGACAATGGACCCCATTTTGTTAACAGAGTAATACTCCTGCTGACAGAGGCCATGGgcattgaattaaaacatcactgctcctaCCACCCGGCTAGTGCTGGATTGGTAGAACGCAACAATGGtaccattaaaaacagattaaaaaaagctgtagaacaaacaaacaggcccTGGCCAGAGTGTGTTAACCTGGTAGAAATGTACATGCGcataacaccaaacacacagggtTTGACCCCCTTTGAGGTTGTCACAGGACGACCTTTTCACCTACCCCTCACCAGTTCTAAGTGGGTGCAGGATCAGAGGGAGAGTTGGATCCAATAACAAAATGGATGGTTAAATTATTCACAGATGCTGAAATTGTTGAAGCTAATACACTGCCTAGTCTCTCTTTACCTGTTTCAGATCCCCTTCGTCCTGGTGATTGGGTCCTCATCAAGGTGattaagagaaaacactggTGTACTCCACGGTGGGACGGCCCTTACACAGTTCTGCTAACCACACCAACTGCATTTAAGATAGCTGAAAGACAGACGTGGATACACCAATCACACGGGAAAAAGGTACAGAAACCCACCACAGCAGGTGATACACCCTAGTAACACAGAGATGGATCtgttgttcctcctcctcctcgtgggATCCCAGGAAGTGCTAGCAGGGGCTCTAAGCTCACCTTGGTATGATTACATAGGTAGATGCCCCGGGGGCTTTAACCTCGTTATGTGCATACCACAAATACCGGACATTTTAAGTGACGTTACAATTCCACTAGAGGCTCTGGCTAATAAAGGCTACACACCATGGAAACATGGTAAGGACTATGTAAATTATGAATGGTACATGCAAGTCCGGGGAGCAGACCAATCATGGTCTACTCATGGTTGGTCTGAGGTACCCCTACATACAAGCTACACCCCTATTACCTGGCCCCTCACACCATCTACACGTACCGTTACAGCGGCATATCTGTCATTGCGAAAAACAATTGttcagaaacaaaaaatcctACTCCTAACCGTTAACACCACCGCGGTACCTCCGTCTTGTTTGCTTATGGGATTCGGCCCTGACGTACAAGGGACAGATCCCATCTTTTGGGTGGATATTTGTATTACACCTCCGGCCACTCCCATTGTAGTTAAACCACGCATGGACATAGTGTTATCACCTGAGGTTAGACAGAATATACGAGTTATAAATGCAAAACCTATGCCAACAGAAGAACCTGACTCGTTACTCGCATTACTGTCTGAACAGAATAATCACGTCCATCATCGTCTGCGCGCTAATTCTTGGTACCGTATGGTAGAACTATCTGCACGAACAGTAACTAATGATAGTTGCTATGTTTGCTCACATCTGCCGCACGCTGTAACATCCCCGACTCTGTTGTCCGCATCCCTGCCAGCCCCTGACTCAAAGAAAGTACtagaatgtttacaaaataagtccGCGACCCCGTGCCCTCCTGTTCTACCAGTGCTAAAAACCCTCGAGCCCCTAGGTCAGGCTGCTAAACACCTAAACACGAATGCTGTCCCCTGTGGTAATTATACTCACTGCTATCCTTTATGCGTACGATTTAATGGTCCACCAACTAACACCAAAGGTCTACCATCGGTAGACATAAACCATTGTGCTACCGTTCGGAACGTCAGTACGGTTGTCCCAATGTTTGCTAGAGACGGTGTTTGGTTGAAGTGCGGTGATAAAGTTTATCCTTCCCCTCCAATTAATATGTCAGCCGTTTGTGTACCAGTAGCAGTCACAGATGGGTCTTTCATAGTTCATATGACAATGCCTAGTCGTTCTCGTCGTGAGATTATAACCTTCACACCTCATGATGCAATATGGGGCTCAGACGTCCCTCACGAACATAGATATTGGTCAACTAGTCAAAAAGTCGTTCATGCTCTTTTCCCTAACATAGGCGTGGGTAAGAATTCCCTTATGGTAGAGACCCTCCAATACCGCCTTCACATGCTTCTTAATGCATCTTTAGCTGTTAgtaacaaaatgaatgctagaACAGCGGCCACCGCGCAAAT
This region includes:
- the LOC114458412 gene encoding uncharacterized protein LOC114458412; the protein is MDLLFLLLLVGSQEVLAGALSSPWYDYIGRCPGGFNLVMCIPQIPDILSDVTIPLEALANKGYTPWKHGKDYVNYEWYMQVRGADQSWSTHGWSEVPLHTSYTPITWPLTPSTRTVTAAYLSLRKTIVQKQKILLLTVNTTAVPPSCLLMGFGPDVQGTDPIFWVDICITPPATPIVVKPRMDIVLSPEVRQNIRVINAKPMPTEEPDSLLALLSEQNNHVHHRLRANSWYRMVELSARTVTNDSCYVCSHLPHAVTSPTLLSASLPAPDSKKVLECLQNKSATPCPPVLPVLKTLEPLGQAAKHLNTNAVPCGNYTHCYPLCVRFNGPPTNTKGLPSVDINHCATVRNVSTVVPMFARDGVWLKCGDKVYPSPPINMSAVCVPVAVTDGSFIVHMTMPSRSRREIITFTPHDAIWGSDVPHEHRYWSTSQKVVHALFPNIGVGKNSLMVETLQYRLHMLLNASLAKGIDNMIIGAMQVQASPEYQLHVMGLSPSAPLMD